One window of the Desulfonatronum thiosulfatophilum genome contains the following:
- a CDS encoding sigma-54-dependent transcriptional regulator, giving the protein MPRILIVDDDLEIRGTMASLLRRQQIDFDQAENLRATRSALETDNYDLLLLDVNLPDGSGLSLLPELRSMANPPEVIILTGKGDPEGAELAIEGGVWDYLVKPASIKDISLSINRALKYKDQRDRSIPRALDLSRMIGTSRAMRECFEVIAQAAVSDANVLITGETGVGKELAARTIHVNSRRAKCPFVVVDCASLTDSLMESTLFGHRKGAFTGAFADREGLVRQAHTGVLFLDELGELPLAMQKSLLRVLQERKFRPIGENREQESDFRLIAATNQDLEELVDYGTFRRDLYFRIKTIRLRIPPLRDRREDIKPLATSFIEQLCRESGIKTKVFGSDFFSSLQDYDWPGNVRELGNVVERALVAAGEEKFLYAMHLPKDLRIKVARSRIEQGAAMADDTSSSCLDIVDFGADFPSLKSFKRMNERRYLEALIRKTGGDVPQILTISGLSRSHFYALLKKYELEA; this is encoded by the coding sequence GTGCCGAGAATCCTGATTGTAGACGATGATCTTGAAATTCGCGGTACCATGGCCAGCCTGCTCCGCCGCCAGCAGATCGATTTCGATCAGGCGGAGAACCTGAGAGCCACTCGTTCAGCACTGGAAACGGACAATTACGACTTGCTGCTCCTGGATGTGAACCTGCCGGATGGGAGTGGTCTTTCCCTGCTTCCGGAACTCAGGTCCATGGCCAACCCCCCGGAGGTGATCATCCTCACGGGCAAAGGCGATCCGGAGGGCGCGGAACTGGCGATAGAAGGCGGCGTGTGGGACTACCTGGTCAAGCCCGCCTCCATCAAGGACATCAGTTTAAGCATCAACCGCGCGTTGAAATACAAGGATCAGCGCGACCGTTCCATCCCGCGGGCATTGGATCTCAGCCGGATGATCGGAACGAGCCGGGCCATGCGGGAATGTTTCGAAGTCATCGCCCAGGCCGCGGTTTCGGACGCCAACGTCCTGATCACCGGGGAAACCGGCGTCGGCAAGGAATTGGCGGCCCGAACCATTCACGTCAACAGCCGACGAGCCAAATGCCCCTTTGTGGTGGTGGACTGCGCCTCATTGACTGATTCCCTCATGGAAAGCACCCTCTTCGGGCACCGCAAGGGCGCGTTTACAGGAGCTTTTGCCGACCGGGAGGGACTGGTCCGCCAGGCCCATACCGGCGTTCTGTTCCTGGATGAACTGGGGGAACTGCCCCTGGCCATGCAAAAATCCCTGCTTCGAGTGCTCCAGGAGCGCAAATTTCGTCCCATCGGCGAGAATCGGGAACAGGAAAGCGACTTTCGACTGATCGCCGCCACCAACCAGGACCTGGAAGAACTGGTCGATTACGGCACGTTTCGCCGCGACTTGTATTTCCGGATCAAGACCATCCGGCTGCGTATTCCCCCCCTGCGGGACCGGCGAGAAGACATCAAGCCCTTGGCCACCTCTTTCATCGAGCAGCTTTGCAGGGAATCAGGCATCAAGACCAAGGTGTTCGGTTCCGACTTCTTCAGTTCACTGCAGGATTACGACTGGCCGGGCAATGTCCGGGAACTGGGCAACGTCGTTGAACGCGCCCTGGTGGCCGCGGGTGAGGAAAAATTTCTTTACGCCATGCACCTGCCCAAGGACTTGCGGATCAAGGTGGCCAGATCCCGCATCGAACAAGGTGCTGCCATGGCCGACGATACTTCCTCCTCCTGTCTCGACATCGTGGACTTCGGGGCCGATTTCCCCTCGCTGAAGTCCTTCAAAAGGATGAATGAACGACGCTACCTGGAAGCACTGATCCGCAAAACCGGGGGAGATGTCCCGCAAATTCTGACCATATCCGGACTTTCCCGCTCCCACTTCTATGCCTTGCTCAAGAAATATGAGCTGGAGGCCTGA